Genomic DNA from Triticum dicoccoides isolate Atlit2015 ecotype Zavitan chromosome 4B, WEW_v2.0, whole genome shotgun sequence:
aatctaaattttaaaatatgtctatgtacatccatatgtagtttgtattggaatctctaaaaatatttatctttaggaacgaagggagtagatagTAAGGTTTATACTTGTGGTGGACTGCCAATCCTTATAGTTCGGTGAACATAtttatccactgaagaaaaaaagatGATATTACTAATTATGTGCCATATATGCATATCCAAGTTGCCACAATGGAATTCCTTAACTTCTGGTTAATGGAGGTATATGGTTATGTTCTGGAGTAAAACATATCCTTAAATGTTTGTGCTGCATGTTGTTATTGGCTTTGACAACAAAACTATCATTTCATTAGCACCTAACTTTGTTGGATGGAAGATTACATGTTTAATAATCAATACAAATTGTAAGCTCCCTAGCAAATGTTGGCTCCTGGTAAGGGAGGGAAAAACTGTTGTGTTGTGTTGTGTGTTTGGGTCCACTCAAGTATATTGATTTATGTAAAAACATAGCAGATCAGTCCACTGCACGCATCAGATTCCACGTAGTATGAGCGAAAAAACAACCCAATTTAGCTGAAACATAAAACAAAGCAACCGATTGTAGCAGTCCATGTAAAAAGTTGAGTTTTTGACTCAGGATTGTAGGGCGGCGCAGCAAAGCCCGCGTCACCCTCTAGTTATTATGAAGAGTTACTAAAAAACAAAGTCTAATACTTGAACTTCAAAAGCGTAGTACTCCTACTAATTCTTCAGATTTCAAGAACTTGATAAGAGAGCTTCATCAGTCTTGCTTGCACGAAATTTGGATTCTCGACTCAGCATTGTTGGTGTCAGATCAACCTAGTGGATGCCTTGAAGAACACCTCGATACCTCTCCACGTGGCCGCCGAACTCTCGGTACTTCCTTGCTACCTGATGcatgatttttctttttgaaaactatGAAACTTTACTGAAACAGAATTTTCGGACTTCATTGAAACAGAAAATCCAATACTTGTTTTTTTTGTTGAGAAAACTGATATTAGAACTTTAAAACTGTAGTAACCTTCAATCCAATACTTGTTTGAAACGGGATTCTTCGGACTTGGGACTTCAAAGGACTTGATCAGAGCTACCATGGACGCAGCTGGTCAGCAACAATCTTCTTTGCACGAGCTTCGAGTTCTCGGCTCAGCATTGTTGGTGTGAGATCGACCTAGCTAGTGCAGGCCTTTAAGAAGACCCCGGTATCTCCGCACGTCGCCGCCGAGCTCTCCGTACTTCAGTCGCATGAAGACCTGCAGCGCGCGCACGCCGGCGGCAGCTGCGAGGCGAGGGCTCCCCAGCGGCGGATGGAAGCCGAGGTAATCGGCGATGTGCTCCAACCCCAGTGGCATGGCCGGGCAGCCGGCCGCCATCGTGGCCACATCATAGACCTGGTCGCCGAGGTAACGCCGCACGGCGCCGTTGAACCCGGCCACGTCTCGCGGCAGCGGGGCGCCGCCGGTGACAATTTTGAGCAGGTATGCGACATGGTAGGCCCCAGCGTACGTGATCCAACTCCGCGACCGCCCACGCCGAGCGCCGACCAGGCCGGATTCAAACAGCTTCTTGTCTAGCATGTCGGCGCTGACGCCGTGGTCGCGGAGCGCGCCGACGTCGAGGCCGCGGCCGGCGAGGTACGCGAGGGAGTTCTCGTCGTGCGGGTCGGCCTGGGGGCGGAAGTCGCGGAGGTTGAACTCCCAGGCGTCGAGGTACCCGCCGTCGCTGTCGTAGAGCGCGATGCCGACCTGCAGCGGCTTAAGGTCGTCAACGTTGGCCTTCACGAGGGCGTAGCGCTCCTCCACGGTGAGGGCGTTGTGGTCCTGGCTGGGGTGGTGGACGACGCCCGGGTAGTGCACGTTGACGGCGACGTACTGGGCTCTGCTGGCGACGTGGCGGAGGTTGGCCGATTCATGCTTGAAATTGGACGCCCACACGGAGCGCACCGGGACCGCGGACGACGGCCAAACCGGCGACATAGGTGCATGGTAGAAGTACGGCGGGGGCTGCATGGGGAACGCGTAGTGGAAAGgtagcggcggtggcggtggaAACATTGGGAACATACCGGCGGCCGGGTTCATGCCGATGGACGCCTCTAATCAACCAGAGAAGCTTGTAGCTCTGCGTTCGTGTTAGGCGGGCGGTGTGTTGGCATTATAAGGAAGGAGAGGGAGTGGAGTCGCAGTCGTAGTCGGACGAGGAAGGATATTGCCGTGGTGGGACACGGACCGGCTATAATTCAGAGAAGCTAAGCAGCGTAGTACAGTAgaactctttttctttctttttctttctttttttttgcaagGGAGTGGGTCATAACTCAGAAGAACTCGGAGGTAAATAGTTACAGTAGTCCTGACGGGGTACGGTACTTATGTGAAAAGAAATTCctggagttttttttttgaaaggagccaGCTCGCAGCTGGTTCTTTATTGATCATAAGCAGGGAGCAGGTGAACAAGCGACAAAGGCGATGATCCGGGGATCAAGAATGAaagaagaagaaagcgagaaaaagaaagtGCCAAGGGCACAACCTTAAAACTGATTACTCAGGGCGGATCCCCGAAGGGGCTCTGAATGTATCGGGCACCACATTGCTGCCACAGGCAAAGGTTGCGTCTGATCGCAGCTAGGATCCCTTCTGCATCAGCTTCCTTGTTTCTGAAGGTGCAGTTGTTTCGCGCCTGCCAAACTTCTCAGAGTACAAAACAtcccaaacataataaaaattacattgaggtCTATGGACAATCAAACGACCATTGCAGCCGCCGATGTGATGTTGTCACCGCTCCCATACCGGAGCCGGTCTGACCTTATCGATGACAGCtgggaagtcttcgtgcacgtgcccgTAAGGACCAGCGTTCGGGAGCCGTAGTCGTCGTCATTGAATTCTTGAATCGGTCTGAGGAACCTGACATCAAATCTCGCTATTGCGTACACCCGACAAGAAACTCTAACCTCGCCGCTCCGAGGAGCTGGCAGGAATCTACACCGGAGCTCCATCTAACCCGTCTCGACGAACGAACTTGAGGAGGATCGGAGCCCGAAAGACTTGCTCGAAGAAGAAGTGCTGCTATTCGTCCGAGCACCGCCCTTGCGAGAACCAAAACCCTACCTATCTAAGTTGAGGCACCAGGAATACCCTCTCCACTACCGACCGCCGGAGCGGCAAGCGGAGGGGATGTGAATCCATGGGATCGGCAGCGAAGATTGaagggaagaaggccttccctagTCGCCTTGCGAGAGGGGAAAGAAAAAGCTTCACGTTTCAATTATGAATTGTTAGTTATTTCAGTctggtagatagatagatagatcaatGTAAAAGATAATCGACTTCTGCAGACCGTCGGGCACCCTCGGTTCCATGGCGTTGGTCCAATATGTGGACCTCTGGCGTCACGTGCGGCAAATACATCTATCTGACTCCCCTGATGAGCTAGTTGGCCCGGACTTCCTTTGACCAATACACTGTCAAATCCTGCCACGAGAAGTTATTCATTGGCTCCGTTAATGATAACGATCCTCACTGGCACCTATTCCAAAAGAAATGGGAGTCGCTTCGCAAGTTTTTCCTTTGGCTTGCCCTACTCGATAGGTGTTGGACCGTGGGTAGGCTCACGCGCCACAACCTCCAGCATGACGTCTCGTGCCTCCTCtaggattgtcggtgtcaaaaccggtggatctcgggtagagggtcccgagttatggatcttggatcaatggggaacatGAAACACAgggacaatatttacccaggttcgggcactctcgaAGAGGTATAactctacatcctgcttgattatattgatgtgTATATACGGTtacaaagttgatctaccacgagatcgtatgaactaaaccctaggtgagtgatacgtctccaatgcatctataattttttattgttccatgctattatattatcaatcttggaagtttatattcattttataacaattttatatcattttttgggactaacctattgacatagtgcccagtggcatttgttatttttttgcttgtttttttacttcgcagaatatcaataccaaacgaaatccaaatgccatgaaactttctgGAGATTTTTTTCAGGGACAAAACACCTTGGGAGCAAAGGAAGTGCATGAGGGGAGGCctatggggcccactaggcaccagggcgcgcaagAGGTAGTAGGGCCCACATGAGGTTTCACCACTAACTATCAGCTCTATAAATGCTCTGAAATACcaaaaaccctaggagagtcgagatATCTGAGTTTCCACTGCcgtaagttccagaaccacgagatccaatctagaggccttttccggcaccttgccagaggggtcaacgatcacggacgggttcttcatcatcacccttgccccttcgatgatacgtgagtagtttacaacagacctacgggtccatagacagtagctagatggtttcttctctctttttgatcttcaatataatgttctcctccatgttcttggagatctatttgatgcaactcttttttgcggtgtgtttgtttgcatccgatgaattgtgagtttatgatcagatctatctatgaatattatttgagtccttgttgaactctcttatgcatgattgttatagcctagtatttcttctccaaaactttggtttgattttgccaactagattgattttttttgccatgggaagaggtgctttgtgatggatacCATCTTGTGGTGcttaatctcagtgacagaaagagacatgacacgcatgtatcattgccatgaaggataaaaagatggggtctattcctacatgaatagatcttgtctacataatgtcatcattcttattgcattactctgtttctccattaccttaatacactagatgcatgttgtatatcagtcgatgtgtgaagtaataataGTACATGCagacaggagtcagtctactaatcttggacgtgatgcctatatacataattattgccttggatatcatcataattatttactcttctatcaattgcccaacagtaatttatttacccatcgtatgctattttctcgagagaagcctctagtgaaatctacggccccgggtctatttcctatcatattaatttcagatctattaatccaaaaaatccaaaaatacattgctgcactttttttttttgtgtttttgctagatctatttatccaatctcatacaatttaatctatctcaatactgaggagggattgacaacacctcttacgcgttgggttgcaagtttttgttatttgtgtgaaggtacTGCTAACATAGTTTGGgtagatcctcctactggattgataccttggtttcataattgagggaaatacttatccttgctgtgctacatcatcctctcctcttcggcgaAATACCAACACAAATACGagcaatcaggaagaatttctggcaccgttgccccgGAGGATAAAGTCCAGATCTATCAGGTacccaatcacaaatctcatctccttgcaatttactttatttgccatttgcctcttgttttcatctcccccacttgtaaaacattttttagaaaaacacaacaatattttcctttttatttgccttcttttcgtctgcctttttctcgtttgatattttgttttgcttgtggtcttgtttgcttggtcacgatgtctcaagaaaataccaagttgtgtgattttgccaatacaaataataatgattttattagtacttcgattgctcctctcgccgctagtgcggagtcttatgatattaatgccgctttgttgaatcttgttacgaaggagcaattttccggtactcctaatgaggatgttgcGTCCCATCTATACACTTTcgtagaattgtgtgatatgcaaaagaaaaaagacgtGGACAAcaatattgtgaagttgaaattatttccttcCTCATTGAGGGATCgtgcaaaaaattggttttgatCTTTCCCTcgtaatagtattgattcttgggataagtgcaaagatgcttttattactaagtattttctatttgcaaaattatttcccttagaaatcaaaaatgctaagaaattgtcctactcatggtttaaacctttggatgattatacaaaaaaaatatgtGGGATTAAATTTTGTTTCTAAAAATATTTTAGATTCCATCGTGGGAGGTATTTTTCTGGAAATTAATTTGGGTGATGCTACTaaattgcttgacaatattatggaaaattattcacgatggcataccgaaagagcacctactagtaaaaaagtcaatccggttgaagaaattagtactttgagtgaaaaagttgatgcacttatgaaattggttgttagtaaaaatgctcctattgatcttaataatgtgcctttgtctactttgattgagcaaaatagtgacccCGTAGATGTGAACTTTGTCTagcgaaacaattttaataacaatgcttatagaggtaattttgatCCTAGGCCTTTTTCCTAGAAATTCCTCTagtaattatggcaattcctatggtaattattcttataataataataggatgccctctgatcatgagagtaatattaaagaatttatcaatgcacaaaaagttttcaacactacggTAGaaaaaaagttgaataagattgatgatatgtctagaagcattgatagaattacatatgatgtagaaaatctcaagattaaaATTTTTCCACCCAAGGTTAATGTTAATGAATCAATTACATCTttctatgtttctatggatgaaaataagaaaagaaccgctatgcttagagctaaaagaggatTTTTAGAAAGAGCTTTTTCGACCGATTGTTTTCACCAtaatgatgaagatgttaagatgattggtgtttcttctattgactcCTTATTTAGTAATATTAAAATTTATGATAAGAGGACTGAAGAAGAataaactttagctagaaggcgttctcataatttggagggtgaaaatcttatttaaaattttgataaaagtgggtttggagaggtcaaaattttaactagtgatgtgaccactcttttggattacaaagactttaattatcatAATTGTTGTTTGATTgagtgtatttctttgttgcaatccatgataaattcactcaatgcttatgaacaaaataaagtatttactaaacatattgtggaTGCCATGctaaaagctttagaagaaaaattggagttagagatttcaattcctaaaaaatcatatgatgaatgggaacccaccTTTAAATTCAAGATAAAAAATTATGactgcaatgctttatgtgatttgggcgctggtgtttccacaattccgaaatctcTATGCGATGTGCTTGGTTTACCAATATTGAATAATactctcttaatttgcacttggtagattttactattaaaaagcctttggaaaatattaatgatattcttattcttgcaaacatgaattatgtgcccatagactttattgtgcttgatatcgattgcaatccgtcttgtcctataatacttgGTAGATCGTTTATGCGAACTATAGGTgttgtgattgatatgaaagaagggaatattaaattttaGTATCCTCTAAATAAGAGTATGGAACACTGCCGTAAAACTAAAATTAAGCCAACATATGAGTTAATCATGAGGGCAACCAATGGGAcaaaaactaaagatgacaatacttgaatctatgcattatgcccagctaagggcataaaacaatagcgcttgttgggaggcaacccaatgaataaaatttattttccctttttatttcCATTCTTGAGTATttgcatgattatgctactattacgattgtgtttttatgttttaattagtatttgtgccaagtaaagccttgaggatcatgttgggtgatggttgatttcatcttgttggaaaacagaaacttttgcgtccagtagcagaattgttaaaattcACAGAAGCGACGAAAACTTctgattttttacacaagattgaaacACAAATTGCCTACGGTTTCctaaattttggagttacagaagtatgagtAAAATTCACgtctttacagactgttctatttttgatagattctatttttgttGTATNNNNNNNNNNNNNNNNNNNNNNNNNNNNNNNNNNNNNNNNNNNNNNNNNNNNNNNNNNNNNNNNNNNNNNNNNNNNNNNNNNNNNNNNNNNNNNNNNNNNNNNNNNNNNNNNNNNNNNNNNNNNNNNNNNNNNNNNNNNNNNNNNNNNNNNNNNNNNNNNNNNNNNNNNNNNNNNNNNNNNNNNNNNNNNNNNNNNNNNNNNNNNNNNNNNNNNNNNNNNNNNNNNNNNNNNNNNNNNNNNNNNNNNNNNNNNNatggtaaagttagaatacaataggtataatgcaataacaaaataagaacgggtttgcaacaatacttaaagtaaATATTGATTTTCTTAtaataacggatctcatgaagatttttgttaagttttgtgttattcaagttttcaagttttgggtgagatcacgatagatgaaggaataaggagtgtcaagagcctaagcttggggatgccccatggcacccccaaggtaatattcacggagtaccaagaaactaagcttggggatgcctgggaaggcatcccctgtttcttctaatgaccatcggtaattttacttggagctatttttatttgtcacatatc
This window encodes:
- the LOC119293351 gene encoding probable CCR4-associated factor 1 homolog 11, whose translation is MSPVWPSSAVPVRSVWASNFKHESANLRHVASRAQYVAVNVHYPGVVHHPSQDHNALTVEERYALVKANVDDLKPLQVGIALYDSDGGYLDAWEFNLRDFRPQADPHDENSLAYLAGRGLDVGALRDHGVSADMLDKKLFESGLVGARRGRSRSWITYAGAYHVAYLLKIVTGGAPLPRDVAGFNGAVRRYLGDQVYDVATMAAGCPAMPLGLEHIADYLGFHPPLGSPRLAAAAGVRALQVFMRLKYGELGGDVRRYRGLLKGLH